One part of the Anopheles merus strain MAF chromosome 3L, AmerM5.1, whole genome shotgun sequence genome encodes these proteins:
- the LOC121600364 gene encoding unconventional myosin-XVIIIa isoform X4: MSTQSKRNLTASNGGNVRRSQHQHQQQPLKGDQLLCKCLEKGQEILRKVEELTVNPIRIRTVSRVSTHYQQPAAATATGATTSPQATVVTSSVMTQTHTSGGGGAGGPKNNHAPVTTPSVGGSKAAHHPVVAGEKKHHPSAVTKTNVGSAAAVGSGRTNSPVASNSTLAALTDSKRLASSKLSSDSPGVVGRLCNGLKGSSRSSIGTGKPWPKPPALTTAPPPLKSPALVKQNKSCSTVKGPISTDSSSAVSSLISSGNDSDGGGGVKLSKALQTGSPLINGSTTTTTTTTRRPSLAPPTISLTVSDGGTVVCAAQPAAAPLLISTMAVAATTKDTYHESDWSEDSGRMSNENLDLFGEPEKPNGSSAAATAAAPPLPGKLNESLLGIFENAQSQTTTTNLDGGGGGLPEYAGGRWNRTAGAGTAIGTRKKSTGKGGQVEQPTITINGGADFVGDVDDGEKVFFRSGVLGALEAKRDDLLSDRVIQLQAHCRGYLARRRLARRRLQELAVKCIQRNVRAFLKVRDWPWWRLLVRVTPLLAVHRTEEQLKAATVELQQVRAKLEKIESERNELKATNHKLEARLSDITSELTEEHSSSNLITERLAAETSERLRLEKEVKEYESKYRHLQESSEKMEMELLCAKSELNCDFDDCSTLGEYDSTGDGADLPLGGGPVDGAELAKSYRLRYERVARELEFTKKRLQTQHEHDLEQLVGLKKQLEKKLADAYEEVEEQRQVVAQWKRKAQKMTNEMNDLRMLYEEQNSRNNLLEKRQRKFDAECQTLQDSARQERQAKERMAREKDVLMAEKCKLEQTVSDIRLELELKEEKVTALQQELDEMAFGGGTEEEIAQLKRQKNELDRRCKEQDEELDEMAGQIQLLEQAKLRLEMSLETSRKEARKEAQQRDDEMEEIRGASYKKIKSLECQLEQEHEERTQLLRDKHELERKLASLEDQDRAERAAEEAMVQRLKRDARKYRALLRDAQSQLDRAKGDSASKALVRQLRNQLEDAESARVAALKARQVLEGELQDAQLLFEETQRARNEAEDRATVAQRDRAELQAQIDENEEEMAELMKKYSATVKQLSSEQSLIAEYELRVSELEGEKKSLKEQVVELATRLESVETIGEPSNSMAFKRLELRTKELESRLEFEQATRARIEIQLARHKDSLEKLQGELSQARNREAQAQDALKKGQKTVRELRDELSTLANRDQEGLLKRKELEKRIETAESETASARADLRLALQRIADLQQAMEEEGDSYQSDSDTSDSSSSMDSFHESTVTRKSPSVGSGDHFGTTNGGSSRGSVGSLASSTRDGRKESNNPRIRPSLFGSVRRKKRLHPTIKEEDESYLTDDQAGTEPSTSSLPQVSQTPDLLSSLETSQPMREDSKSAADTEHVETVAEACRRMSESNVQREEAAASTAEKESQSALSLPPVPSGEQCEFPFDIDTLKSIKEKIHSLNQIIRDESHESSTEIDLVDLKNLKNQIHEFKKAIECSRSRSMDKLVNGGGSALLAPGIITTSASTGSASTGRPLS; encoded by the exons ATGAGCACCCAAAGCAAGCGTAATCTCACGGCCAGCAACGGTGGTAATGTGAGGCGCtcccagcaccagcaccagcagcagcccttGAAAGGCGACCAGTTGCTGTGCAAATGTCTGGAGAAGGGCCAGGAAATACTGCGCAAGGTGGAAGAACTAACGGTTAACCCGATCCGCATCCGCACGGTGTCGCGTGTATCGACGCACTATCAACAGCCAGCAGCGGCAACAGCGACAGGTGCAACGACATCACCCCAAGCGACGGTGGTCACGTCAAGCGTGATGACCCAAACTCACAcaagcggtggtggtggtgccggtggCCCCAAAAACAATCACGCCCCAGTGACTACGCCTTCGGTCGGGGGCAGTAAAGCGGCGCATCATCCGGTGGTGGCGGGCGAAAAGAAACATCACCCTTCGGCCGTTACCAAGACGAACGTTGGCTCCGCGGCAGCAGTAGGCAGTGGACGCACCAACAGCCCAGTTGCCAGTAACAGTACCCTTGCAGCGCTGACCGACAGCAAACGTTTAGCGTCGTCCAAGCTATCGTCCGATAGCCCAGGTGTAGTCGGAAGGCTCTGCAACGGTTTAAAGGGGTCGTCCCGCAGTTCGATTGGCACGGGCAAGCCTTGGCCCAAACCGCCCGCCCTAACGACCGCACCACCGCCGCTGAAGTCACCTGCCCTGGTGAAGCAGAACAAAAGCTGCAGTACAGTGAAGGGACCGATTTCGACCGATTCTTCGTCGGCAGTGAGTTCTCTGATCAGCAGCGGTAATGatagtgatggtggtggtggcgtgaAGTTGTCGAAAGCACTGCAGACGGGTTCGCCGCTGATAAACGGgtccacgacgacgacgacgacgacgacccgCCGACCATCGTTGGCGCCTCCGACGATTTCGCTAACCGTCAGCGACGGTGGTACGGTGGTCTGTGCTGCTCAACCCGCTGCTGCGCCACTGCTCATCAGCACGATGGCGGTCGCGGCCACCACCAAAGACACGTACCACGAGAGCGACTGGAGCGAGGATTCTGGCCGCATGTCGAACGAAAATTTGGACCTGTTCGGTGAGCCGGAGAAACCGAATGGCAGTTcagctgcagcaacagcagccgcaCCACCACTGCCCGGCAAGCTGAACGAAAGTCTGCTGGGAATATTCGAAAACGCTCAGTcccagacgacgacgacgaacctggatggtggtggtggcgggcTGCCGGAGTACGCGGGCGGACGCTGGAATCGAACGGCCGGCGCCGGGACGGCAATTGGTACGCGCAAGAAGAGCACCGGCAAGGGTGGTCAGGTCGAGCAACCGACAATTACGATCAACGGTGGTGCCGATTTCGTCGGGGACGTTGATGACGGCGAAAAG GTATTCTTCCGTTCCGGTGTGCTGGGCGCGCTCGAGGCAAAGCGTGACGATCTGCTGTCGGATCGGGTCATCCAGCTGCAGGCGCACTGCCGCGGGTATCTGGCCCGGAGGCGGCTCGCCCGCCGCCGGCTGCAGGAGCTGGCCGTCAAATGCATCCAGCGCAACGTGCGCGCCTTCCTGAAGGTGCGCGACTGGCCCTGGTGGCGGCTGCTCGTGCGCGTCACACCACTGCTCGCCGTCCACCGGACGGAGGAGCAGCTGAAGGCGGCCACGGTCGAGCTGCAGCAGGTGCGGGCAAAGCTGGAGAAGATCGAGTCGGAGCGGAACGAGCTGAAGGCGACCAACCACAAGCTGGAGGCACGG CTAAGCGACATTACCTCCGAGCTGACGGAGGAACACTCGTCGTCGAACCTGATCACCGAGCGGCTCGCCGCCGAAACGTCCGAACGGTTGCGGCTCGAGAAGGAGGTGAAGGAGTATGAGTCGAAGTACCGCCACCTGCAGGAGTCGTCCGAAAAGATGGAGATGGAGCTGCTGTGCGCCAAGTCGGAGCTGAACTGCGACTTCGACGACTGCAGCACGCTCGGCGAGTACGACAGCACCGGCGACGGTGCGGATCTGCCCCTCGGCGGGGGGCCGGTCGACGGTGCCGAGCTGGCCAAGAGCTACCGGCTGCGGTACGAGCGCGTGGCCCGCGAGCTGGAGTTTACCAAGAAGCGGCTGCAGACGCAGCACGAGCACGATCTCGAGCAGCTGGTCGGGCTGAAGAAGCAGCTCGAGAAGAAGCTGGCCGACGCGTACGAGGAGGTGGAGGAGCAGCGCCAGGTGGTGGCGCAGTGGAAGCGCAAGGCGCAGAAGATGACGAACGAGATGAACGATCTGCGCATGCTGTACGAGGAGCAGAACAGCCGGAACAATCTGCTCGAGAAGCGGCAGCGCAAGTTCGACGCCGAATGCCAAACGTTGCAGGACAGTGCGCGGCAGGAGCGGCAGGCAAAGGAGCGGATGGCCCGGGAGAAGGACGTGCTGATGGCGGAAAAGTGCAAGCTCGAGCAGACGGTGTCGGACATTCGGCTCGAGCTGGAGCTGAAGGAGGAGAAGGTGACGGCACTGCAGCAGGAGCTGGACGAGATGGCGTTCGGCGGCGGTACGGAGGAGGAAATAGCGCAGCTGAAGCGGCAGAAGAACGAGCTCGACCGGCGGTGCAAGGAGCAGGACGAGGAGCTGGACGAGATGGCCGGGCAGATACAGCTGCTCGAGCAGGCCAAGCTGCGGCTGGAGATGTCGCTCGAGACGAGCCGGAAGGAGGCCCGCAAGGAGGCGCAGCAGCGGGACGACGAGATGGAGGAGATACGGGGCGCGTCGTACAAGAAGATCAAATCGCTCGAATGCCAGCTGGAGCAGGAGCACGAGGAGCGCACGCAGCTGCTGCGCGACAAGCACGAGCTGGAGCGCAAGCTGGCCAGCCTGGAGGATCAGGACCGGGCGGAGCGGGCGGCCGAGGAAGCGATGGTGCAGCGGTTGAAGCGGGACGCGCGGAAGTATCGGGCGCTGCTGCGCGACGCCCAAAGCCAGCTCGATCGTGCGAAGGGCGATTCGGCAAGCAAGGCGCTCGTGCGACAGCTGCGCAACCAGCTGGAGGATGCGGAATCGGCCCGCGTCGCTGCGCTGAAGGCGCGCCAGGTGCTCGAGGGTGAGCTGCAGGacgcgcagctcctgttcgAGGAGACGCAGCGCGCTCGCAACGAGGCGGAGGATCGGGCGACGGTGGCGCAGCGCGACCGGGCCGAACTGCAGGCCCAGATCGACGAGAACGAGGAGGAGATGGCGGAGCTGATGAAGAAGTACAGTGCCACGGTGAAGCAGCTGTCGAGCGAGCAGTCGCTGATCGCGGAGTACGAGCTGCGCGTGTCCGAGCTGGAGGGCGAGAAGAAGTCGCTGAAGGAGCAGGTGGTCGAGCTGGCGACGCGGCTCGAGAGCGTGGAAACGATCGGCGAACCGTCCAACAGTATGGCGTTCAAGCGGCTGGAGCTGCGCACCAAAGAGCTCGAATCGCGGCTCGAGTTCGAGCAGGCGACGCGGGCCCGCATCGAGATCCAGCTCGCCCGGCACAAGGATTCGCTCGAGAAGCTGCAGGGCGAGCTGAGCCAGGCGCGGAATCGGGAGGCGCAAGCGCAGGATGCGCTCAAGAAGGGACAGAAAACGGTACGCGAGCTGCGGGACGAGCTGTCGACGTTGGCGAACCGCGACCAGGAGGGATTGCTGAAGCGCAAGGAGCTGGAGAAGCGCATCGAGACGGCCGAATCGGAGACGGCCTCGGCGAGGGCGGATCTGCGGCTAGCGCTGCAGCGGATAGCCGACCTGCAGCAGGCGATGGAAGAGGAGGGTGATTCTTACCAATCCGATAG CGATACGAGCGATAGTTCGTCGTCGATGGATTCATTCCACGAATCGACTGTAACGCGCAAATCACCGAGCGTCGGAAGCGGCGACCATTTCGGCACAACGAACGGTGGCAGCAGCCGGGGCAGCGTCGGCAGTCTGGCCAGCAGTACGCGGGATGGGCGCAAGGAAAGCAACAATCCCAG GATTCGTCCGAGCCTGTTCGGTAGTGTGCGGCGCAAGAAGCGTCTGCATCCGACGATTAAGGAGGAGGACGAAAGCTACCTGACCGATGATCAAGCGGGCACAGAACCATCCACCAGTTCCCTGCCGCAAGTCAGCCAAACGCCGGATCTTTTATCCTCGCTGGAAACCAGTCAGCCGATGCGCGAGGACAGTAAATCGGCGGCCGACACGGAACATGTCGAGACGGTGGCCGAAGCTTGCCGCCGTATGAGCGAATCCAACGTGCAACGGGAAGAAGCTGCTGCTTCAACCGCCGAAAAAGAGTCACAGTCCGCCCTATCGTTACCTCCCGTACCGAGCGGCGAGCAGTGTGAATTTCCCTTCGATATCGACACGCTGAAATCGATCAAGGAGAAGATACACTCGCTCAACCAGATCATACGCGACGAGTCGCACGAATCGAGCACGGAGATCGATCTGGTCGACCTGAAGAACCTGAAGAACCAGATCCACGAGTTTAAGAAAGCGATCGAATGCAGCCGGTCCCGCTCGATGGACAAGCTGGTCAATGGGGGCGGCAGTGCACTGTTGGCGCCCGGCATCATAACGACATCCGCCTCGACCGGGTCGGCCAGTACGGGACGACCACTCTCGTAA
- the LOC121600364 gene encoding unconventional myosin-XVIIIa isoform X5 encodes MCRVAREKKDVFFRSGVLGALEAKRDDLLSDRVIQLQAHCRGYLARRRLARRRLQELAVKCIQRNVRAFLKVRDWPWWRLLVRVTPLLAVHRTEEQLKAATVELQQVRAKLEKIESERNELKATNHKLEARLSDITSELTEEHSSSNLITERLAAETSERLRLEKEVKEYESKYRHLQESSEKMEMELLCAKSELNCDFDDCSTLGEYDSTGDGADLPLGGGPVDGAELAKSYRLRYERVARELEFTKKRLQTQHEHDLEQLVGLKKQLEKKLADAYEEVEEQRQVVAQWKRKAQKMTNEMNDLRMLYEEQNSRNNLLEKRQRKFDAECQTLQDSARQERQAKERMAREKDVLMAEKCKLEQTVSDIRLELELKEEKVTALQQELDEMAFGGGTEEEIAQLKRQKNELDRRCKEQDEELDEMAGQIQLLEQAKLRLEMSLETSRKEARKEAQQRDDEMEEIRGASYKKIKSLECQLEQEHEERTQLLRDKHELERKLASLEDQDRAERAAEEAMVQRLKRDARKYRALLRDAQSQLDRAKGDSASKALVRQLRNQLEDAESARVAALKARQVLEGELQDAQLLFEETQRARNEAEDRATVAQRDRAELQAQIDENEEEMAELMKKYSATVKQLSSEQSLIAEYELRVSELEGEKKSLKEQVVELATRLESVETIGEPSNSMAFKRLELRTKELESRLEFEQATRARIEIQLARHKDSLEKLQGELSQARNREAQAQDALKKGQKTVRELRDELSTLANRDQEGLLKRKELEKRIETAESETASARADLRLALQRIADLQQAMEEEGDSYQSDSDTSDSSSSMDSFHESTVTRKSPSVGSGDHFGTTNGGSSRGSVGSLASSTRDGRKESNNPRIRPSLFGSVRRKKRLHPTIKEEDESYLTDDQAGTEPSTSSLPQVSQTPDLLSSLETSQPMREDSKSAADTEHVETVAEACRRMSESNVQREEAAASTAEKESQSALSLPPVPSGEQCEFPFDIDTLKSIKEKIHSLNQIIRDESHESSTEIDLVDLKNLKNQIHEFKKAIECSRSRSMDKLVNGGGSALLAPGIITTSASTGSASTGRPLS; translated from the exons ATGTGTAGAGTTGCCCGCGAAAAAAAAGAC GTATTCTTCCGTTCCGGTGTGCTGGGCGCGCTCGAGGCAAAGCGTGACGATCTGCTGTCGGATCGGGTCATCCAGCTGCAGGCGCACTGCCGCGGGTATCTGGCCCGGAGGCGGCTCGCCCGCCGCCGGCTGCAGGAGCTGGCCGTCAAATGCATCCAGCGCAACGTGCGCGCCTTCCTGAAGGTGCGCGACTGGCCCTGGTGGCGGCTGCTCGTGCGCGTCACACCACTGCTCGCCGTCCACCGGACGGAGGAGCAGCTGAAGGCGGCCACGGTCGAGCTGCAGCAGGTGCGGGCAAAGCTGGAGAAGATCGAGTCGGAGCGGAACGAGCTGAAGGCGACCAACCACAAGCTGGAGGCACGG CTAAGCGACATTACCTCCGAGCTGACGGAGGAACACTCGTCGTCGAACCTGATCACCGAGCGGCTCGCCGCCGAAACGTCCGAACGGTTGCGGCTCGAGAAGGAGGTGAAGGAGTATGAGTCGAAGTACCGCCACCTGCAGGAGTCGTCCGAAAAGATGGAGATGGAGCTGCTGTGCGCCAAGTCGGAGCTGAACTGCGACTTCGACGACTGCAGCACGCTCGGCGAGTACGACAGCACCGGCGACGGTGCGGATCTGCCCCTCGGCGGGGGGCCGGTCGACGGTGCCGAGCTGGCCAAGAGCTACCGGCTGCGGTACGAGCGCGTGGCCCGCGAGCTGGAGTTTACCAAGAAGCGGCTGCAGACGCAGCACGAGCACGATCTCGAGCAGCTGGTCGGGCTGAAGAAGCAGCTCGAGAAGAAGCTGGCCGACGCGTACGAGGAGGTGGAGGAGCAGCGCCAGGTGGTGGCGCAGTGGAAGCGCAAGGCGCAGAAGATGACGAACGAGATGAACGATCTGCGCATGCTGTACGAGGAGCAGAACAGCCGGAACAATCTGCTCGAGAAGCGGCAGCGCAAGTTCGACGCCGAATGCCAAACGTTGCAGGACAGTGCGCGGCAGGAGCGGCAGGCAAAGGAGCGGATGGCCCGGGAGAAGGACGTGCTGATGGCGGAAAAGTGCAAGCTCGAGCAGACGGTGTCGGACATTCGGCTCGAGCTGGAGCTGAAGGAGGAGAAGGTGACGGCACTGCAGCAGGAGCTGGACGAGATGGCGTTCGGCGGCGGTACGGAGGAGGAAATAGCGCAGCTGAAGCGGCAGAAGAACGAGCTCGACCGGCGGTGCAAGGAGCAGGACGAGGAGCTGGACGAGATGGCCGGGCAGATACAGCTGCTCGAGCAGGCCAAGCTGCGGCTGGAGATGTCGCTCGAGACGAGCCGGAAGGAGGCCCGCAAGGAGGCGCAGCAGCGGGACGACGAGATGGAGGAGATACGGGGCGCGTCGTACAAGAAGATCAAATCGCTCGAATGCCAGCTGGAGCAGGAGCACGAGGAGCGCACGCAGCTGCTGCGCGACAAGCACGAGCTGGAGCGCAAGCTGGCCAGCCTGGAGGATCAGGACCGGGCGGAGCGGGCGGCCGAGGAAGCGATGGTGCAGCGGTTGAAGCGGGACGCGCGGAAGTATCGGGCGCTGCTGCGCGACGCCCAAAGCCAGCTCGATCGTGCGAAGGGCGATTCGGCAAGCAAGGCGCTCGTGCGACAGCTGCGCAACCAGCTGGAGGATGCGGAATCGGCCCGCGTCGCTGCGCTGAAGGCGCGCCAGGTGCTCGAGGGTGAGCTGCAGGacgcgcagctcctgttcgAGGAGACGCAGCGCGCTCGCAACGAGGCGGAGGATCGGGCGACGGTGGCGCAGCGCGACCGGGCCGAACTGCAGGCCCAGATCGACGAGAACGAGGAGGAGATGGCGGAGCTGATGAAGAAGTACAGTGCCACGGTGAAGCAGCTGTCGAGCGAGCAGTCGCTGATCGCGGAGTACGAGCTGCGCGTGTCCGAGCTGGAGGGCGAGAAGAAGTCGCTGAAGGAGCAGGTGGTCGAGCTGGCGACGCGGCTCGAGAGCGTGGAAACGATCGGCGAACCGTCCAACAGTATGGCGTTCAAGCGGCTGGAGCTGCGCACCAAAGAGCTCGAATCGCGGCTCGAGTTCGAGCAGGCGACGCGGGCCCGCATCGAGATCCAGCTCGCCCGGCACAAGGATTCGCTCGAGAAGCTGCAGGGCGAGCTGAGCCAGGCGCGGAATCGGGAGGCGCAAGCGCAGGATGCGCTCAAGAAGGGACAGAAAACGGTACGCGAGCTGCGGGACGAGCTGTCGACGTTGGCGAACCGCGACCAGGAGGGATTGCTGAAGCGCAAGGAGCTGGAGAAGCGCATCGAGACGGCCGAATCGGAGACGGCCTCGGCGAGGGCGGATCTGCGGCTAGCGCTGCAGCGGATAGCCGACCTGCAGCAGGCGATGGAAGAGGAGGGTGATTCTTACCAATCCGATAG CGATACGAGCGATAGTTCGTCGTCGATGGATTCATTCCACGAATCGACTGTAACGCGCAAATCACCGAGCGTCGGAAGCGGCGACCATTTCGGCACAACGAACGGTGGCAGCAGCCGGGGCAGCGTCGGCAGTCTGGCCAGCAGTACGCGGGATGGGCGCAAGGAAAGCAACAATCCCAG GATTCGTCCGAGCCTGTTCGGTAGTGTGCGGCGCAAGAAGCGTCTGCATCCGACGATTAAGGAGGAGGACGAAAGCTACCTGACCGATGATCAAGCGGGCACAGAACCATCCACCAGTTCCCTGCCGCAAGTCAGCCAAACGCCGGATCTTTTATCCTCGCTGGAAACCAGTCAGCCGATGCGCGAGGACAGTAAATCGGCGGCCGACACGGAACATGTCGAGACGGTGGCCGAAGCTTGCCGCCGTATGAGCGAATCCAACGTGCAACGGGAAGAAGCTGCTGCTTCAACCGCCGAAAAAGAGTCACAGTCCGCCCTATCGTTACCTCCCGTACCGAGCGGCGAGCAGTGTGAATTTCCCTTCGATATCGACACGCTGAAATCGATCAAGGAGAAGATACACTCGCTCAACCAGATCATACGCGACGAGTCGCACGAATCGAGCACGGAGATCGATCTGGTCGACCTGAAGAACCTGAAGAACCAGATCCACGAGTTTAAGAAAGCGATCGAATGCAGCCGGTCCCGCTCGATGGACAAGCTGGTCAATGGGGGCGGCAGTGCACTGTTGGCGCCCGGCATCATAACGACATCCGCCTCGACCGGGTCGGCCAGTACGGGACGACCACTCTCGTAA